In the genome of Diabrotica undecimpunctata isolate CICGRU chromosome 2, icDiaUnde3, whole genome shotgun sequence, the window CTAGAAATTGATGACCATGCTATTTACTTCTCTGGAGGATAAAATAACTGTCCTCAACAATATGACGTCGCGTTTATCATACACAAAAACATTGATAAATCTCTAGAAACCATCACCTCTTACTCCGAAAGTATAGCGCTGGTATAACTTAAATGTAAAAACACTATGCTCAATTTAATACAAGTGCATGAACCCACAGCAGACAAAGAAGAGGTATAAGAATTTTATTCAGGAATAACGGGCATCACAAAAATCCTCAAGAAACACCACATCAACATTATACTAGGCGAATTTAATCCAAAAATAGGCGAGTAAAAAGTAACCGATATCACTGGAGGATACGGAATAGGCACACGCAATGACAGAGGCGATCTTCTGATACAAATTTgccaagaagaagaatatgtggTATCAAACACCTCGTTTAAACTACCTCCCAGGCGAATCTATACATGGAAATCACCTCAAGACAATAATCAAAAGATTGTAAAGAATCaaattgattttgtttttattaatcaTACATTCAAATCAAGTATCCAGAGTGCAAAAACCTACCCAGATATGGACGTAGGATCAGACCACAATCCAGTCGTTATCAATCTCAggcaaaaactaaaaaaatatgccGAAACAAACCGAAGAAGTGcaatattgaaatactttgaaaCGAAACTAATAAAGAAAATGATGTTCTTTCGCAACATCACTATAGAACATTAGTTAGTTATCTAATATAATTTGACCTTTTCCCTTTTTATTTATCTCTTGAAGTGCACAGATATCAATATTCTTCTATTTATgttctttggttatttcttgtTCTCTTGTGGTTAGTGATTTTACGTTTCACGTACCGATTCGAAGAATATTTTTCGTTTCTATTTTTCTCGCATTGGGTGTAATCGTTGAATCAGCCCTGTTCCGATGCATAACcatgtttttgtttgtttttattagcatataaaattaaattaaaatatattatagcTACAGCACTTTTAATGAAGTATTCGTGAAAAAACGTTCTTAAATGCGGTATTATTTCGAttcgtaaatttttgtaataatagtttaagtaaatgttttttttctttaattaaacaCCTACTTTTATGTCGTTTTAATAACAAATGTTGCTACCTCAGttctaattctaaataaaaagtatttttctcTACTCACTTATTTTTTAGTCCATGAATCTTACAACATACGACCTCACCGTTGACATGCTGGACGTCCATGCCGATCGAAATACTTTCCACAGATTTGATAAGTTCAATGCTAAGTATAATCCCGTAGGAGAAAGTAGACTACGCGAGGTTTTCTTAAAAACGGATAACTACTTGAATGGAAAATATTTTGCCAATATCATCAAGGAAGTTGCTAGCGATTTGGAAGAATCCAAGTATCAAAATTCTGAATTGAGACTTAGTATTTATGGAAAAACCAGAGATGAATGGGATAAATTGGCCAAGTGGGCTATAAATGAGAACGTTTACTCCGATAACGTCCGTTGGTTGATTCAAGTTCCTCGacttttgtaagtatttttgaaattatattatcttgaaaaatattctttttaaaaaatgttgttagtTACAGAGCACgacttttataaatataaatataaataatgggtaggaatcgagaggtggagagccgtcgcttaaGGTGTTGGAtttgtagaaacgcactcgagacgtttaggcgtcacggtcaccggggaccactctactcccattccaagagaaccaggcgaggttgaacgagctgggcccgtacacacctcttttggccTTACACCACCAATCGTGGTGTCGGTGTTCCGGCACGTACCCgcctggagatttaagagtggtagaggagagatccacggcggcgacctgtctacgtgcgaggtggaaattcctctgcctgcttcGCCTGTCCGCCCGTGGGAGGGGATCACGgataggtgaggtaatcgcaacacaggtactacgggggagGTGGAGTCCCACGACACGTGCCTTGTGTACGTGGCGtgccaccttcattttggtgtcggactcgtaggggcagtggtaTCACTAatggtcgtatgccgaaaggtaGCAAGACCGGGGGCCTGCCAAGTTTTATATTTGGAGGGACAAAGCTTTAGCAAtgtgggcaatttctcgatctagtgtaCCATTTTCCGTTATTtaggagccaaggtatttaaattctcctactaaTCCAAGCTTTTCTCCAAGCAGTTCTACGTCCCCATATCCCCTTCCTCCCAACCACATATACTTCGTTTTCGATATGCTAACCTTAAGGTCCTTCCTTTTTAATAACCCTTCTGGAACACTCCAACACTCCAACTTCTCCAACATTTCTTTATTCTTCTGTACTAACacaatatcatcagcaaagagcattTACCAAGGGGCCCCTTACCTTATTTTCTCTATCAGTACacccataacaagattaaacaggtaaggACTCAGAGAAAAaccttgatgcaaaccaaccgtcaccggaaaactttcggtcaatccgGCAGCAGTTCTTACTTTAGTGTACGCTCCCTCATAGATATCCTTTACGAGGCTTACATTACTTCTTAGGAACACATTTTTCAatgtagctctcttttcttctcgttgtatttttgtatttctccaCCACCAAGTTTCTTCTCTATTGTTATTGTTGGCTTCTCACCAGTCATTTACTGTATCAGTTTCCTCAAGCTCTTTTTGCACTCTACTTACTATTGTCAAATCCTTATCctttaacttccaccactttactttctggtgtCCTACGGGCTTTCTTTTCCGCCTCACCTTTATCTCCGTATCCACTATCACCGATTGGTGTTGACCAGCTACAGACGCACAATTTATCACTTTACAGTTCGTAGCCCCATTTAGCTGACTtctacacagcacaaaatctatctgactTTCCCTTCCTCCGCTACTATAAGTAACATACTGGTCTTCATTCTTCATAAAGAACGTATTTATGACAGCCCAATCCGATGCCACTGCAaagtcaatcacactatttcCTCCATCATTTCTTATTCCCATCCCCAAACCTCCATGAACTATTTCTATTCCCGCTCTTTCTGtgccaatatgtccattcaaATAACCTCCAATAAAACACTTCTCATCTTAATTCttaattacaacaaatgttcaaattgacgaccttcagcaataatacaatgtgatataTGAGCAATAAACTCTTTCCTAACGTTTCGATGACTTCAGGTAATCTTTGTGCAATTTCCATTCTGATGCGCTCCTTCAACTGTTTTACATTATTCGGTCGATTTTGATACACTCTGCTCTTTAAATATCCCCACAAAAAAAGTCTAACGGAGTCAAATCGGAGACCTTGGTGGATATTGGATGGGCCCCCTTCTACCTATCCACCTACTTAGGAAaacgttattaaggtaattttGTACTTCAACGCCGTAGTGTGGGGAGCCCCATCATGTTGGTACCACAAATCatttctatttggaaatagcTGATTCAGCTGTGGTAACAGATAATCCTGAAGAAATTCTAGATAACGAGCAGTTAAGTTTTTCTCAAAAAAGTATGGCcctacaatttgattgtttataatgccggCCCAAACACTCACCTTGTCGGGATATTGTGTCCTATACTCTTCCATCTAATGTGGATTTTCACTTGCCCAGTATCAATATGCCTGGCGATTTACGTGACCGTTCAGCATAAAAGATGCTTTTTCagaaaaaagtaccttttgtttgaaaccctgatctctgttacatttttccataacgGTTTCGCAAAATTCAATTCTTCTATCAATGTAATCTAATAGCTCCTGGACCAGATGTACTTTGTATGGATGCCACTTCTCCTTTTTTAGCACTCTTATAACAGTTGATTGGTGGACATTATTATCTACTGCGACCTGCCTAGAACTGGTATGGGGATTTTCTTGAAACGCCAGTACAACGTCTAGTTTCTTGTCTTCGAATATTGATTTTCTGCCACTTCTGGGAAGATCTTTAACATGGCccatttctctaatttttttttcaattttacttattgttgaTTGAGTAATAGTTCGCGATTGgggtatttagcattaaataaattacgaacttcTACTCGAGTCCTCACTCTATTTCCAttaccaatcataattaaaatttcGAGTCGTTCTGTTTCTGTTAGTTTCATTTTTGTGAATGCTGTTATTAATGTCGGTAAAAAACTCAAAGAGTAAAAATTTGACCTCTATTATTTGAAAGATTCACATATAATTGACAAATAAAGACGAGTCAATGACAACATTGatattgaataaatatttttgaaaaataacttggaatacttactacaataattaatttcagattataatgtagcattttgttttatttccagtggcgttccttagtgtattttttttcagggaatgaatatttattgttattccatgttacttaacaaagttcataattttggtgaaccctgtagaaataaatattcaagtgattACATCATTGCAAAGACGCTATTTTGCTGTTCAAATGAGCTGTCaagtgacctcggtttgtatttaaaaaaatcgtcgattacgtcattacgccgacattggtgacgtaatgtccaacacatatatatcagttgatggtcattcaaaaattaaaattgaggtgttttaagattttttttttaaaagtcgtctgtttctgaaataatgaatttattccatacatttgcatcatactgtatattaaCTTGCATATATCTTCAAGATCTCTCGACTTATTACCTTTCTAACGAGTTCTCTGCACACAAATTATACCAATCCTTCTCGTCTGCATGAAATCGGCGAGCTCTTCCTTTACCTGTCATGCTTCCGACGTTTAGAGTTGCAACTCTCAGGACTAGCTTCTTTGGTCCCTTCCGTCCTTTAATCTAAGGGATAGCTCACTTTTCGCAGGGGTCAGGCGAAACCTGATGGGACGGGGCTTAGATCTACCTGTTCAAATTTATACATTTTTGCTTTATCCGTTATCATCTTTAAATATTTTCCCTGTTCAAATTCCTTGTCCGACCATTCCATGtacttggtttttgttttgtttatatagAGTCATTTTGTCGAGCTACTTTTCTAGTTGTTCCACtacctttttttaattatttcttgctTCTGAACAGAATTACTACATCATCCGCGAATGCCAAACATTGATGTTTTTGATGATATATGAGACCTGATCTGTTAATATTAGTCTCTTTTATTACCGTTTCCAAtactatattaaataacaatggATCTCCTTGTCGTACTCCTTCAAATTTTTCTGTTAGTTTATTATTTACCTTCACTTCATTTTCTGTTTTCGTaagtgtttttttctttttattctatcAAATGTTTGCTTAAATGTATGTAGTGTCGATGTAAATATCTGTATCACATCATTGAGCCACTAATTTTCCCGGTTGCATGAAAATGAATCTTACAGGCTACGCCCTTAATAATATATGTTtgattattaatttgttttaaattttagtgACATTTTCAAGACAAATAAGGTCCTGAGTTGTTTCCAAGAGGTTATTGACAATATCTTCCTTCCATTATTTGAAGTGACAGCTAAACCAAGCTCCCACCCGGAACTCCACAACTTTCTTCAGTATGTCATCGGCTTTGATTCAGTAGACGACGAAAGTAAACCGGAAAAGAATCCATTATTTGACAAAGACACCCCTACTCCTGATAATTGGAATGACGTAGAAAATCCTAACTATGCTTATTATTTGTATTACATGTACGCTAATTTAACGATTTTAAATCATTTTAGAAACGAGAAAGGTTTGCATACGTTTGTTCTTAGACCACATTGTGGTGAAGCTGGACCAGTTCAGCATTTAGTATGTGGGTATATGCTTTCTGAGAATATTTCCCATGGATTGCTTTTGAGAAAAGTTCCAGTACTGCAGTATTTGTATTACTTAGCTCAGATAGGTATTGCTATGAGTCCTCTTTCTAACAATAGCTTATTCTTGAACTACCACCGCAATCCTCTACCCGAATATTTGTCAAGAGGACTAATGGTTTCGTTATCTTCGGACGATCCGCTACAATTCCACTTTACCAAAGAACCATTGATGGAAGAGTACAGCATTGCTGCTCAAGTGTGGAAGCTGTCCAGTTGTGACATGTGTGAATTGGCTAGAAATAGCGTCTTAATGTCTGGATTTTCTCACAAGACTAAGCAGTACTGGTTGGGTCCAAATTATACCAAAGAGGGTGTTGCTGGTAACGACATCGCTAGAACGAACGTACCCGACATACGGGTTGCTTTTCGCTATGAGACACTTATTGATGAACTGTCGAATATTTTCAAACCTCATcaacaaaaacatttttaaatggtTGTCTTAACCTTTACCTTCCTAAATTTTTACAACAAATATTTCTAAAACTGTGAAACTAGTTTAAACATGTAAGCACCACTGATATTTCTTAATTTTCATACTAAGAGCATTATATAATTCTCTCAAGTTTCATAaatcattaataatataaatacttATTACAAATTGCCAGAAAGTGTACTTTTATATAGTAATGAGTGATACTCAATGTAGAACGCCGGAAAAGACAAATTAAGATCAGAAATAACAAGACAAATGGAGGTAAATAATGAACAATATGATGTAACGTGCTAAGTGATTTGACTAATACATTGGATCTGTATACAAGTTTTAACATCGCTCAAAGCAGTAATACGTGTGCCAGGTTTATCGAAAAACTTCAGCAACGAAGTCTGTCTAAgattagaacagaaaatacattgtttgatatataaaattattaaattagtaTTCACTTGAACTATATATCAtgtaatttttgatatatttattaataagtaAGTATTGTTTTTGAATCACGGTTATCATTGAGGCATGTCATTTTATTAACGACTATGACGTAACTGTTAAAAAACTAAGACAGCTTTGAGACGCATAACTGGCAAATGTCATATGTCAAATATGTGACAAGACCGCTACGTCATACCTACTAACTATTACCAGATAATATCACTTAATCAACTAATATTTATAATTGTGATGTGTGTGTGAATATAATGTGATTATTATTTTaatctataaataatataaattatataatactTCTAGTGTAATTTTGATGTTTACCACAACTAATCACGGAGTTCACTCACCTTTATCTCAATCGTAATATTTAAACTTAATACAACGAACTTCAAAGATTCCCTTAGATTATAGAAAAGTATAGACTTAATTCTATATTATTTTTCCTCTTCCCTATCAAAGAAATATAAGGTATAATGACGCCTAAATATCGCTTTAACATTTAGTATTGAACAAACGATATCACGTGGTCAGGTTCTAAATGAAACAAATTGCCCATGTTCAGGTAATTTTAAACTCCTAGTTTAATTTCTATTTTGCACAGTTTTAGAAAGATTCTGAACATAATAGTTTAAAAAACGTTCTGAGCATTTAATACATTATATTCAAATTTGTTCTAAAAAATAGTGTAGTGAAGCAAAAGGTTAAAAATAGAGTGTAAGTTATTTTATAATCCATAAAAaatccatttaaaaatatataattcgcTCACGAAAATTAGTATTCGTTTAGTATACTTAAAGTTTTCTGTCTAGAATGTCTGTATTTACGAGTGTGGTTTccccttagacaaggaaagagagaggacaggtaacgCTCATTTAAGAAACCTTCGCAAAGTGAGTCGAGTTTCGATGTGATCGCCATGTTCTGGTGCGCctgtacgttgcccattactacTTCTCGCGGTTACCAAgttactgatttttcagtagatctactgattttaaCTTCAATTTACTGGTTTACTGaacactatatcgatctactaaaaagtatataatgataaaatcatgttcagAAGGTGATCATTACATCAGTGTTCAATTATGAATTTAAAAcaaatctatttattgatatatatccactattctcaatctactgaagaaataaaatatgacctggcaactCCTCTGGTGCCGGTCAGGCatcagtcaattccatacgattacgcgttccctctctttccttgtctaagggtTTACAGTTATCCtaacctaaataaaaaaaaatacactgatttttctgattaattttttaacaaaatctctCTCCCAAACTTTTTTGTCCCTTCGGAAAAGCGGTTGAGCCATTTTTTTAGATATGAATGTGGACATGTGCATTGTCTTAATGGAAGAAAATTTGTTTATCAGACAAATTAGGGCGCACTTTTTTCAAATCGACGTCTAAACGCTGCAATAGAGCTGCATAGTACACGCCAGTTATTGgtgtcaattttttttaagtagtCAATGAGAATAACTCTTTTCACACCCAAAAAAACCAATTTCCATCACCCTTTAGGTAGATTGACTAGTTTGACGTTCGTGGGTTGATATTTACAGGTTTTTCTGCATTGTTCTGACTGTTCTTTCGTCTCCAGAGATGTCTGCAACtcccaaaaattaaaatggaaaatgaatGTAAATAtcgtatatttttaattatattaaatttaaacgcattttcaattaaaattgtgattaatTACCAATAAATATAGTAGATGAcagaaatgccacaagaaaatagtttcagaaccatattaatgtaaacaatctTGTCAGGATAAACATTTACCGGTAATCCGTTGATCACATAAGAAATTACACTAAAACTATTCAGTTTGTTTCttaattttatgattttttacaatgctttatttatttatttaatattttatgcaAGTACAATGTTATTGAAATACGTTTACCAGATTTTATATCTATTGAGGCCTTGTCCAATTACGCTAATTTTAAATACTTCTATTTCTATTTATCGTCGGTCACGACTTGTCCGTGAAAGGAATATGTGATTAGTtcttttgttcaaaattataagACTATGCCAGACAGAAAAGTTTAAGtattataaattatgtatgcTTATAAATGTttactatttaattaattagctggtttaaaatataaatattaagctTACATGAACCAATTATTAAACagcaaaaaaactgaaaattcttttattatgtgacgtatttaattaaaaaatcaatgaagttattttagattTAGTGTCTATGTAGAAGCAATACCTAATAACTTGGCAGTTATTTATACTTGactaattttaaatatatctaacatttttattaattaagtatAATCTTTGGACAGTCTTAGGGTACTTTGaatgataatttaatttttatataatataaaaattcatTGAAATACCTTGGAGAGATTATTACACCTGATGCTTCAGAGAATGCTCCCGTTGAAAGTAGATATTAGAAGATGCATTTCATATGTGCAAAGACCTGTACAAAACAGAAgcttatttttaaacttaaaacttTGTTACTAACAGTGATTAGGCCGTTAGGCCTATATGCATTCGAATGTTTAAATATGGTAAAGAAAGGGCCATTATGAAAATTTGAAACAAAAGATAGAAAAACCTTGAGAAAACGGAGAATGGTTATGAATAAGCATAACTTATTCCTAATATATTCTGTTTTATGATCACCTAGAACGTATGAATCCTCAAAGACTTACTCATGGCATTCAATTTTCAATCTCAAGATTATCATCTTGTTTAAAATGGGCAAGACAGGTTAAAAAAGATTTCAAGATCGTCAAGGTCTCAGAGATAAGGTAAAATCTACTAAGAACCTTATCCCTCTCACTATATCAGCTTCAGACtttatagtagacttatttaactcagtatacaaaacaggacacataccgaaacaatAGTTACTCTTcaccttttgtgctatccctaaaaatacaaaagctaaatattgcagtgaatacagaacaatgtTACTAATAAGTtacattctcaaattattcctaaaataatacatggtcgtataaataaaaaactggaagaaggaatagatgatagtcagtttgggttcagaaacggactaggaaccagagaagcattatttgcttttaatgtgttagctcaaagatgcatggatatgaatgttaatatgcatgtttgttacgttgattttgaaaaaacatttgtcaaagcaagacatgaaaaattagtccaaattctaaagacaaaaaacatagaccatagggacttacgaataataacaaacctctactggaatcaaagagcacaaatcgtaatagataacgaacccagtccagaaattgaaaccaggagaggagttaggcagggatgtattatttCCCCATTACTAGCAACACTATCTCAAAGTGaaagaataataattaacggaagatctattaacaacataagatatgcagatgacactgtgattatggcaagctctactgaacaactccaattactgctaaacaaaacaaacagtttctgtgaaaaatatggactaagaatgaatataaaaaagaccaaatacatgataataacaaagaaaacaaatataccaacaaacattcatttgggaaatgtaccgatagaaagggttgataaatacaaatacctaggaacctggatttcagacaataatgatcaaacaaccgaaataagagctaGGATAGAAATaacaagaaatgcgtttgtaaaaatgaaaacaattctctgcaacaaagaccttagattagaactgagagtaagagcactgagatgctacgggTTTtggatactgcaatatggacttgaaagctggacattaaagcaagaacacataaataagttagagtcctttgaaatgtggtgttacaggaggatgcttagaatagcatggacacagaagaaaactaacacggaagtattggagaaatgggcaaagactgcgaaataataaacacaataaaaataagaaagttacaatatctgggacacgtaatgaggggacagcgatatgaactgctaagattgataatacagggaaagataagaggaggaaggagtataggaaaaaggagagtgtcatggtttaATAATTTAAGGGTTTATATGCAGTTTATataaagtgtccaccgaaatacaaagatgagaatctataaaactttaattcggccaatagcatgttatggcagcgaagcatgggtcctgaaagaaacatccaaaaacaaactcgacacattcgaaagaaaagtactgaggagaatactaggacctgtgagggaaaacggaatcttcagaattcgatataacaacgagctctatcaactgtatagggaaacacccctgtcagacttcattagaatacaaagattgcaatgggccggacatgtgatacgaatgggagaggataggctaccaaaacgagcactgaacgccagaatgcagggaaagagaccagttggaaagccaagaaagcgctgggaagacacagtaagcagcgacgcacaagcacttttaggagtccgtgtatggagaagagcagccacagacagacaagggtggaggcaaaaaataaaggaggccaaggctcattttgggctgtagtgccgtagaagatagatatgcagttctatagaactcttcagagcagcagtagatagagtaaagatagtaatgatgatatccaacctccgatcgggagacggcacttaaagaggAAGATATCAGCTCCTCGCCCCGCTAGCAAGTCGTCATAAGAAACGAGAGAGGAACATTCCATTAAAATGCAGTGGAGGAAAACTCAGTCATCAGAAAGATGAAAAAATCTTTGTGGTCCTTGGTAGACCGAAACgacagcaaaaaaataaaaattcatttcaAAGCTTTGACTTAAATATATTTAGTACATGAATAAATTCAACCTGAAAGAAGTACTTAGGAATAATTTCAAACACTAAATTCCAAAGAAACTAAATTAAGAAAAGTACAAAGGACTAAACTTGCTTGAGTCAcaaaaattctagaatattcttgaatttttaaagaaagaaaataagcAAGAAAGTCAAATAAGACGCCACATTATTGAgttttttgaaaatgttaatagCAAAACGAAAAATTGTTCACGATTCCTAtgaatattgtaataaaaaaacaaGACGAAtcgattttatataatttttaattttactctTTTTAAGTCACACAGAGTCTAACTCTTAAGCAGTTAATTTTTGAATGAGAACTCAAATTTATTTGCCATTTTTGATATCTATCACTTGACTTTGCTGTACATTCTTGTACGCTAATGTGAAGGCAGATCTGACTGAATTTACTGACAAAGACGGGGCTCAATACACTTTTCGACATTTTCTCTTGGAGTAGAAGTTCTTTATATAACATTTAGTAGATGGTATTTTAGtaactaaaactaaaaattaaaagaaaagaatccGAGTGGTTGGTTGTATATCATAGTTAAAACACTTACAATGAATTAAAAACTTCTGgtatgtatttattaaaaaaaattgaaattatccaaaaaagattaaaagtttCAGAAGGTTTTCAGTCCTATTGGATAATCATCAGTGAAAACATCTAAAAAGTAGTTGAATCTAGCCACATAGCGAAATCAAATGACCCTTATATTACATATTTAAAGTATTATCGTCACTAGGTCGATGTTAAAGGATTTCAGTTTTA includes:
- the AMPdeam gene encoding AMP deaminase 2 isoform X1, whose translation is MLAKKLERKFEHKNFSLCFNKNLSFDESFNVCYSDDSKVVVATNAEQGNESPTFGANAVYAANEPDLSNEISAPYEVPQFPIEQIEKKLAIQRQLNYKVLEDKRSHYEPSIQGTAEVDELDDHDLYVPHFQRVSISGEDTSGVPLEDLERASKLIVQALQIRKRYMEMSYQNFSSTAGRFLDPNKEQQKHDEKQSIEDRQYAEVLLRTARASFDDSMLKILTVENVEKILKSGPDHGIHPPVHTPWEAPNIPDTDHTFKNCSGVYNVYMNKEDMENNKPCNYEYPDVITFTDDFYTMCNMIADGPLKSFCYRRLTYLSSKFQLHVLLNELRELASQKAVPHRDFYNIRKVDTHIHAASCMNQKHLLRFIKKTLKNNAEEVVSVTKGVPMTLRQVFQVMQNQSMNLTTYDLTVDMLDVHADRNTFHRFDKFNAKYNPVGESRLREVFLKTDNYLNGKYFANIIKEVASDLEESKYQNSELRLSIYGKTRDEWDKLAKWAINENVYSDNVRWLIQVPRLFDIFKTNKVLSCFQEVIDNIFLPLFEVTAKPSSHPELHNFLQYVIGFDSVDDESKPEKNPLFDKDTPTPDNWNDVENPNYAYYLYYMYANLTILNHFRNEKGLHTFVLRPHCGEAGPVQHLVCGYMLSENISHGLLLRKVPVLQYLYYLAQIGIAMSPLSNNSLFLNYHRNPLPEYLSRGLMVSLSSDDPLQFHFTKEPLMEEYSIAAQVWKLSSCDMCELARNSVLMSGFSHKTKQYWLGPNYTKEGVAGNDIARTNVPDIRVAFRYETLIDELSNIFKPHQQKHF
- the AMPdeam gene encoding AMP deaminase 2 isoform X2, whose protein sequence is MLAKKLERKFEHKNFSLCFNKNLSFDESFNVCYSDDSKVVVATNAEQGNESPTFGANAVYAANEPDLSNEISAPYEVPQFPIEQIEKKLAIQRQLNYKVLEDKRSHYEPSIQGTAEVDELDDHDLYVPHFQRVSISGEDTSGVPLEDLERASKLIVQALQIRKRYMEMSYQNFSSTAGRFLDPNKEQQKHDEKQSIEDRQYAEVLLRTARASFDDSMLKILTVENVEKILKSGPDHGIHPPVHTPWEAPNIPDTDHTFKNCSGVYNVYMNKEDMENNKPCNYEYPDVITFTDDFYTMCNMIADGPLKSFCYRRLTYLSSKFQLHVLLNELRELASQKAVPHRDFYNIRKVDTHIHAASCMNQKHLLRFIKKTLKNNAEEVVSVTKGVPMTLRQVFQSMNLTTYDLTVDMLDVHADRNTFHRFDKFNAKYNPVGESRLREVFLKTDNYLNGKYFANIIKEVASDLEESKYQNSELRLSIYGKTRDEWDKLAKWAINENVYSDNVRWLIQVPRLFDIFKTNKVLSCFQEVIDNIFLPLFEVTAKPSSHPELHNFLQYVIGFDSVDDESKPEKNPLFDKDTPTPDNWNDVENPNYAYYLYYMYANLTILNHFRNEKGLHTFVLRPHCGEAGPVQHLVCGYMLSENISHGLLLRKVPVLQYLYYLAQIGIAMSPLSNNSLFLNYHRNPLPEYLSRGLMVSLSSDDPLQFHFTKEPLMEEYSIAAQVWKLSSCDMCELARNSVLMSGFSHKTKQYWLGPNYTKEGVAGNDIARTNVPDIRVAFRYETLIDELSNIFKPHQQKHF
- the AMPdeam gene encoding AMP deaminase 2 isoform X5; its protein translation is MLAKKLERKFEHKNFSLCFNKNLSFDESFNVCYSDDSKVVVATNAEQGNESPTFGANAVYAANEPDLSNEISAPYEVPQFPIEQIEKKLAIQRQLNYKVLEDKRSHYEPSIQGTAEVDELDDHDLYVPHFQRVSISGEDTSGVPLEDLERASKLIVQALQIRKRYMEMSYQNFSSTAGRFLDPNKEQQKHDEKQSIEDHGIHPPVHTPWEAPNIPDTDHTFKNCSGVYNVYMNKEDMENNKPCNYEYPDVITFTDDFYTMCNMIADGPLKSFCYRRLTYLSSKFQLHVLLNELRELASQKAVPHRDFYNIRKVDTHIHAASCMNQKHLLRFIKKTLKNNAEEVVSVTKGVPMTLRQVFQVMQNQSMNLTTYDLTVDMLDVHADRNTFHRFDKFNAKYNPVGESRLREVFLKTDNYLNGKYFANIIKEVASDLEESKYQNSELRLSIYGKTRDEWDKLAKWAINENVYSDNVRWLIQVPRLFDIFKTNKVLSCFQEVIDNIFLPLFEVTAKPSSHPELHNFLQYVIGFDSVDDESKPEKNPLFDKDTPTPDNWNDVENPNYAYYLYYMYANLTILNHFRNEKGLHTFVLRPHCGEAGPVQHLVCGYMLSENISHGLLLRKVPVLQYLYYLAQIGIAMSPLSNNSLFLNYHRNPLPEYLSRGLMVSLSSDDPLQFHFTKEPLMEEYSIAAQVWKLSSCDMCELARNSVLMSGFSHKTKQYWLGPNYTKEGVAGNDIARTNVPDIRVAFRYETLIDELSNIFKPHQQKHF